One genomic segment of Virgibacillus doumboii includes these proteins:
- a CDS encoding C39 family peptidase, translated as MAKKLLIVFLCFVLLGSFFVSEGRKVSASNKKVKIKGVPEYHQFPQLPTGCEATSLAMLLSWGGEDFGKYEVVDKLPKGDKVRLIDGELKGANPNKEFVGNPYSDEGSFGVFEGPILETIDKFMPGKGVDLTGQSFDSLLDIVRSGKPVMAWTTIEQRQTFHSATWTDDEGNEIKWNRFEHAVVITGIDGENVIVNDPYTGQEVYYNRELFEKNWASMGKRAVTLDVSTSAELVNLSGKDGKVEKKKSLLEIENGVNMFTNAVGKIFTEIEIIRYYPTNFSKLWKPFSYFMPQENT; from the coding sequence TTGGCAAAGAAACTACTTATTGTCTTTTTATGTTTCGTTTTACTGGGCAGTTTTTTTGTATCAGAAGGCAGGAAAGTATCAGCATCGAATAAAAAAGTAAAAATCAAGGGAGTACCTGAATATCATCAATTTCCTCAACTGCCGACAGGGTGTGAGGCGACATCTTTAGCTATGCTGTTAAGCTGGGGCGGTGAGGATTTTGGTAAATATGAGGTGGTGGACAAGCTTCCTAAAGGGGACAAAGTTAGATTAATAGATGGCGAGTTGAAGGGTGCCAATCCGAATAAAGAATTCGTGGGCAATCCCTATTCCGATGAAGGCAGTTTTGGTGTCTTTGAAGGACCGATTTTGGAAACGATTGATAAGTTCATGCCGGGAAAAGGTGTTGATTTAACGGGACAGTCGTTCGATTCACTATTGGATATCGTGCGGTCCGGAAAACCAGTGATGGCCTGGACGACCATCGAGCAGCGGCAAACGTTTCACAGTGCAACATGGACGGATGATGAAGGAAACGAAATTAAATGGAACCGCTTTGAGCATGCGGTTGTCATTACGGGAATAGACGGAGAAAATGTGATTGTAAATGATCCGTACACAGGTCAGGAAGTATACTATAATCGGGAGTTATTTGAGAAGAATTGGGCTTCTATGGGCAAGCGTGCCGTAACGCTGGATGTCAGTACATCTGCTGAATTGGTCAATTTAAGCGGGAAAGATGGTAAAGTTGAGAAGAAAAAATCGCTTCTTGAAATAGAAAATGGTGTTAACATGTTTACGAACGCTGTAGGAAAGATTTTTACGGAGATTGAAATTATTAGGTATTACCCTACTAACTTTTCGAAACTGTGGAAACCATTTTCATATTTTATGCCTCAAGAAAATACATAA